A section of the Lagopus muta isolate bLagMut1 chromosome 17, bLagMut1 primary, whole genome shotgun sequence genome encodes:
- the RFC5 gene encoding replication factor C subunit 5 isoform X1, which translates to MAGPCGRNLPWVEKYRPRALSELVSHRDILSTIQRFISEDRLPHLLLYGPPGTGKTSTILACARQLYREREFSSMVLELNASDDRGIDIVRGPILSFASTRTIFKKGFKLVILDEADAMTQDAQNALRRVIEKFTENTRFCLICNYLSKIIPALQSRCTRFRFGPLTPELMVPRLQHVIQEEGVDVSEDGMKALVTLSSGDMRRALNILQSTSMAFGKVTEENVYTCTGHPLKADIANILDWMLNQNFSTAYRKIMELKTLKGLALQDILTEIHLFVHRVDFPPSVRIQLLIKMADIEYRLAAGTSEKVQLSSLIAAFQVTRDLIVAEA; encoded by the exons ATGGCGGGGCCGTGCGGGAGGAACCTGCCGTG GGTGGAGAAGTACCGTCCGCGGGCGCTGTCGGAGCTGGTGTCGCACCGGGACATCCTCAGCACCA tCCAGCGGTTCATCAGTGAGGACAGGCTGCCCCACCTCCTGCTCTATGGCCCCCCTGGCACCGGGAAGACCTCCACCATCCTGGCTTGTGCACGGCAGCTCTACCGCGAGCGGGAGTTCAGCTCCATGGTGCTGGAG CTGAATGCATCGGATGACCGTGGCATCGACATCGTTCGAGGGCCCATCCTGAGCTTTGCCAGCACCAGGACCATCTTCAA GAAAGGCTTCAAGCTCGTCATCCTGGATGAAGCTGATGCCATGACACAGGATGCACAGAATGCTCTGCGGCGAG TGATCGAGAAGTTCACTGAGAACACCCGCTTTTGCCTCATCTGCAACTACCTCTCCAAGATCATCCCTGCCCTGCAGTCCCGCTGCACCCGCTTCCGCTTCGGGCCCCTCACCCCAGAGCTGATGGTGCCCCGGctgcagcacgtcatccaggAGGAGGG GGTGGACGTGAGTGAGGATGGGATGAAGGCGCTGGTGACCCTCTCGAGCGGAGACATGCGCAGAGCCCTCAACATCCTGCAG agCACCTCCATGGCCTTTGGGAAAGTGACGGAGGAGAACGTCTACACCTGCACAGGACACCCCCTCAAGGCTGACATCGCCAACATCCTCGACTGGATGCTCAACCAGAACTTCTCCACCGCCTACCGCA AAATCATGGAGCTGAAGACACTGAAGGGCCTGGCTCTGCAGGACATCCTCACCGAGATCCACCTCTTTGTGCACAGAG TTGATTTCCCACCCTCAGTCCGCATCCAGCTGCTGATCAAGATGGCAGACATTGA gtaCCGGCTGGCTGCAGGCACCAGCGAGAAggtgcagctgagctccctcaTCGCAGCATTCCAGGTCACCAGGGACCTGATCGTGGCTGAAGCGTGA
- the RFC5 gene encoding replication factor C subunit 5 isoform X2 — MVLELNASDDRGIDIVRGPILSFASTRTIFKKGFKLVILDEADAMTQDAQNALRRVIEKFTENTRFCLICNYLSKIIPALQSRCTRFRFGPLTPELMVPRLQHVIQEEGVDVSEDGMKALVTLSSGDMRRALNILQSTSMAFGKVTEENVYTCTGHPLKADIANILDWMLNQNFSTAYRKIMELKTLKGLALQDILTEIHLFVHRVDFPPSVRIQLLIKMADIEYRLAAGTSEKVQLSSLIAAFQVTRDLIVAEA; from the exons ATGGTGCTGGAG CTGAATGCATCGGATGACCGTGGCATCGACATCGTTCGAGGGCCCATCCTGAGCTTTGCCAGCACCAGGACCATCTTCAA GAAAGGCTTCAAGCTCGTCATCCTGGATGAAGCTGATGCCATGACACAGGATGCACAGAATGCTCTGCGGCGAG TGATCGAGAAGTTCACTGAGAACACCCGCTTTTGCCTCATCTGCAACTACCTCTCCAAGATCATCCCTGCCCTGCAGTCCCGCTGCACCCGCTTCCGCTTCGGGCCCCTCACCCCAGAGCTGATGGTGCCCCGGctgcagcacgtcatccaggAGGAGGG GGTGGACGTGAGTGAGGATGGGATGAAGGCGCTGGTGACCCTCTCGAGCGGAGACATGCGCAGAGCCCTCAACATCCTGCAG agCACCTCCATGGCCTTTGGGAAAGTGACGGAGGAGAACGTCTACACCTGCACAGGACACCCCCTCAAGGCTGACATCGCCAACATCCTCGACTGGATGCTCAACCAGAACTTCTCCACCGCCTACCGCA AAATCATGGAGCTGAAGACACTGAAGGGCCTGGCTCTGCAGGACATCCTCACCGAGATCCACCTCTTTGTGCACAGAG TTGATTTCCCACCCTCAGTCCGCATCCAGCTGCTGATCAAGATGGCAGACATTGA gtaCCGGCTGGCTGCAGGCACCAGCGAGAAggtgcagctgagctccctcaTCGCAGCATTCCAGGTCACCAGGGACCTGATCGTGGCTGAAGCGTGA
- the WSB2 gene encoding WD repeat and SOCS box-containing protein 2 isoform X1 has translation MKPSAEEPVLLAELKPGRPQQYDWKSSCETWSVAFSSDGAWFAWSQGHCLVKLIPWPLQETELCRASERKSHKAEAKWSRAGAKEKTLECGQIVWGLAFSAWPAARHPDGAAGLCCQVLATGLNDGQIKVWEVQTGHLLFSLLGHQDVVRDLSFAPNGSLILVSASRDRTLRVWDLSRDGRQVQVLTGHVQWVYCCSISPDCSMLCSAAGEKSALLWSMRSYTLIRKLEGHQSSVVSCDFSPDSALLVTASYDTCVIMWDPYTGEQLRTLRHVPLHSALEYSSDVHTSSLRSVCFSPEGLYLATVADDRLLRIWALELRSPVAFAPMTNGLCCMYFPHGGFIATGTRDGHVQFWTAPRVLSSLKHLCRKALRTFLTTYQVLALPIPRKLKEFLTYRTF, from the exons ATGAAGCCGAGCGCAG AggagcctgtgctgctggcagagctgaagCCAGGCCGGCCCCAGCAGTACGACTGGAAGTCGAGCTGTGAGACATGGAGCGTGGCCTTCTCGTCTGACGGCGCCTGGTTCGCCTGGTCGCAGGGCCACTGCCTGGTCAAGCTGATCCCGTGGCCGCTGCAGGAGACTGAGCT CTGTAGGGCCTCGGAGCGCAAGAGCCACAAAGCAGAGGCGAAGTGGAGCCGGGCAGGAGCCAAGGAGAAGACTTTGGAGTGTGGCCAGATTGTGTGGGGCCTGGCCTTCAGCGCCTGGCCGGCGGCACGGCACCCTgatggggcagcagggctgtgctgccaggtgTTGGCCACCGGCCTCAACGACGGGCAGATCAAGGTGTGGGAGGTGCAGACAG GACATCTTCTCTTCAGCCTTCTGGGGCACCAGGATGTCGTCAGGGACCTGAGCTTTGCGCCCAATGGAAGCCTCATCCTGGTGTCGGCGTCGCGGGACAGGACCCTGCGCGTCTGGGACCTTAGCAGGGATG GGCGGCAGGTGCAGGTGCTGACAGGCCATGTGCAGTGGGTCTATTGCTGCTCCATCTCCCCTGACTGCAGcatgctctgctcagctgctggagagaagtCG gcactgctgtggaGTATGCGGTCCTACACACTCATCCGCAAGCTGGAGGGGCACCAGAGCAGCGTGGTGTCGTGTGACTTCTCGCCAGACTCAGCGCTCCTGGTCACTGCCTCGTATGACACCTGTGTTATCATGTGGGACCCCTAcactggggagcagctgaggactCTGCG ccatGTCCCCTTGCACTCAGCACTGGAGTATAGCAGTGATGTCCACACCAGCTCCCTGCGGTCGGTCTGCTTCTCCCCAGAGGGCCTGTACTTGGCCACGGTGGCAGATGACAG GCTCCTGAGGATCTGGGCGCTGGAGCTGCGATCTCCAGTGGCGTTTGCTCCCATGACAAATGGTTTATGCTGCATGTACTTCCCTCACGGTGGCTTCATTGCCACAGG GACCAGAGATGGCCACGTCCAGTTCTGGACGGCTCCAAGAGTCCTCTCGTCACTCAAGCACTTGTGCCGCAAAGCCCTGCGCACCTTCCTGACCACGTACCAGGTCCTCGCACTCCCCATTCCCAGGAAGCTGAAGGAGTTCCTCACCTACCGGACTTTCTGA
- the WSB2 gene encoding WD repeat and SOCS box-containing protein 2 isoform X2: protein MKPSAEEPVLLAELKPGRPQQYDWKSSCETWSVAFSSDGAWFAWSQGHCLVKLIPWPLQETELCRASERKSHKAEAKWSRAGAKEKTLECGQIVWGLAFSAWPAARHPDGAAGLCCQVLATGLNDGQIKVWEVQTGHLLFSLLGHQDVVRDLSFAPNGSLILVSASRDRTLRVWDLSRDGRQVQVLTGHVQWVYCCSISPDCSMLCSAAGEKSALLWSMRSYTLIRKLEGHQSSVVSCDFSPDSALLVTASYDTCVIMWDPYTGEQLRTLRHVPLHSALEYSSDVHTSSLRSVCFSPEGLYLATVADDRTRDGHVQFWTAPRVLSSLKHLCRKALRTFLTTYQVLALPIPRKLKEFLTYRTF from the exons ATGAAGCCGAGCGCAG AggagcctgtgctgctggcagagctgaagCCAGGCCGGCCCCAGCAGTACGACTGGAAGTCGAGCTGTGAGACATGGAGCGTGGCCTTCTCGTCTGACGGCGCCTGGTTCGCCTGGTCGCAGGGCCACTGCCTGGTCAAGCTGATCCCGTGGCCGCTGCAGGAGACTGAGCT CTGTAGGGCCTCGGAGCGCAAGAGCCACAAAGCAGAGGCGAAGTGGAGCCGGGCAGGAGCCAAGGAGAAGACTTTGGAGTGTGGCCAGATTGTGTGGGGCCTGGCCTTCAGCGCCTGGCCGGCGGCACGGCACCCTgatggggcagcagggctgtgctgccaggtgTTGGCCACCGGCCTCAACGACGGGCAGATCAAGGTGTGGGAGGTGCAGACAG GACATCTTCTCTTCAGCCTTCTGGGGCACCAGGATGTCGTCAGGGACCTGAGCTTTGCGCCCAATGGAAGCCTCATCCTGGTGTCGGCGTCGCGGGACAGGACCCTGCGCGTCTGGGACCTTAGCAGGGATG GGCGGCAGGTGCAGGTGCTGACAGGCCATGTGCAGTGGGTCTATTGCTGCTCCATCTCCCCTGACTGCAGcatgctctgctcagctgctggagagaagtCG gcactgctgtggaGTATGCGGTCCTACACACTCATCCGCAAGCTGGAGGGGCACCAGAGCAGCGTGGTGTCGTGTGACTTCTCGCCAGACTCAGCGCTCCTGGTCACTGCCTCGTATGACACCTGTGTTATCATGTGGGACCCCTAcactggggagcagctgaggactCTGCG ccatGTCCCCTTGCACTCAGCACTGGAGTATAGCAGTGATGTCCACACCAGCTCCCTGCGGTCGGTCTGCTTCTCCCCAGAGGGCCTGTACTTGGCCACGGTGGCAGATGACAG GACCAGAGATGGCCACGTCCAGTTCTGGACGGCTCCAAGAGTCCTCTCGTCACTCAAGCACTTGTGCCGCAAAGCCCTGCGCACCTTCCTGACCACGTACCAGGTCCTCGCACTCCCCATTCCCAGGAAGCTGAAGGAGTTCCTCACCTACCGGACTTTCTGA